In one Vicia villosa cultivar HV-30 ecotype Madison, WI unplaced genomic scaffold, Vvil1.0 ctg.000236F_1_1_1, whole genome shotgun sequence genomic region, the following are encoded:
- the LOC131625753 gene encoding pentatricopeptide repeat-containing protein At1g25360-like yields MDVRDMAYRYLTQLNHASATQTIARAVHAHILTSGFKPNTFILNRLINFYCKSSNITYARKLFDKIPKPDIVARTTLLSAYSSSGDIKLARQLFNAIPLVIRDTISYNAMITAYSHGNDGHTALNLFVQMRRQGFFPDPFTFSSVLSALSIIADEEWHCQMLHCEVIKWGTMSIPSVLNALLSCYVCCGSSPLVKSSQLMDSARKVFDEAPKNQVYEPSWTTMIAGYVRNDDLAAARELLDGMTYPIDVAWNAMISGYVRRGLYEEAFDMFRRMHSMGMQEDEYTYTSLISACASGNVRRGMFNYGRQVHGYILRTVVEPSQHFVLSVSNALITFYTKYGRMVEARRVFDRMPVRDIVSWNAVLSGYVNARRIEEANSIFREMPKRNVLTWTVMISGLAQNGFGEEGLKLFNQMKSEGLEPCDYAYAGAITSCAVLGSLDNGQQIHSQVIRLGHDSGLSAGNALITMYARCGVVESAESVFLTMPYVDSVSWNAMIAALAQHGHGVQAIELFEQMLKEDILPDRITFLTILTACNHAGLVKEAHHYFDTMCSRYNITPGEDHYARLIDLLCRAGMFSEAKSVIKSMPFEPGAPIWEAFLAGCRIHGNIELGIQAADRLLELIPQQDGTYIILSNMYAALGQWDEVARVRLLMRERGVKKEPGCSWVEVENMVHVFLADDARHPEVQAVYTYLEQLVHEMRKLGYVPDTKFVLHDMESEHKEQALSTHSEKLAVVYGIMKLPLGATIRVFKNLRICGDCHNAFKFISKVVGREIVVRDRKRFHHFRNGECSCGNYW; encoded by the coding sequence ATGGACGTTCGTGACATGGCATACCGTTACTTAACCCAACTAAACCACGCTTCCGCCACTCAAACCATCGCACGTGCCGTCCATGCACACATCCTCACCTCCGGTttcaaaccaaacactttcaTCCTCAACCGTCTCATCAACTTCTACTGCAAATCCTCCAACATCACTTACGCTCGTAAACTGTTCGATAAAATTCCCAAACCAGATATAGTCGCCAGAACCACTCTTCTCTCAGCATATTCCTCCTCCGGTGATATCAAACTCGCCCGACAACTCTTCAACGCCATCCCACTCGTTATTCGCGATACCATCAGTTACAATGCCATGATCACTGCTTACTCTCACGGTAACGATGGCCACACTGCACTCAATCTCTTTGTTCAAATGAGAAGACAAGGGTTTTTTCCTGATCCTTTTACGTTCTCCAGTGTGCTTTCTGCTCTCTCAATCATAGCAGACGAGGAGTGGCATTGTCAAATGCTGCATTGTGAGGTTATCAAATGGGGAACAATGTCAATACCTTCTGTTTTGAATGCGCTTTTGAGTTGCTATGTTTGTTGCGGTTCTTCGCCTTTGGTGAAATCATCTCAGTTGATGGATTCTGCTAGGAAGGTTTTTGATGAGGCTCCTAAGAATCAGGTGTATGAACCTTCATGGACTACCATGATTGCTGGTTATGTGAGGAATGATGATCTCGCTGCAGCGCGTGAGCTTCTTGATGGAATGACTTACCCTATTGATGTTGCTTGGAATGCCATGATTTCTGGTTATGTTCGACGTGGTTTATATGAAGAGGCGTTTGACATGTTCAGGAGAATGCATTCTATGGGAATGCAGGAGGATGAGTATACTTACACCAGTTTGATTAGTGCTTGTGCTTCTGGTAATGTGAGGAGGGGGATGTTCAATTATGGAAGACAGGTGCATGGTTATATTCTCCGGACAGTGGTGGAGCCATCACAGCACTTTGTTTTGTCTGTTAGTAATGCTTTGATTACTTTCTACACTAAGTATGGTAGAATGGTGGAGGCGAGGCGAGTCTTTGATAGAATGCCTGTGAGAGATATTGTTTCCTGGAATGCTGTTTTGTCGGGGTATGTCAATGCACGGCGCATTGAGGAAGCTAATTCTATTTTCAGGGAGATGCCTAAGAGAAACGTGCTGACTTGGACAGTGATGATATCTGGTTTGGCGCAGAATGGTTTTGGAGAAGAAGGTTTGAAGCTCTTCAACCAGATGAAGTCAGAGGGGCTAGAACCCTGTGATTATGCTTACGCTGGGGCGATTACATCTTGTGCTGTTCTTGGGTCGTTGGACAATGGACAACAAATTCATTCTCAGGTAATTCGATTGGGCCATGATTCAGGCCTCTCTGCCGGTAATGCGCTGATTACCATGTACGCAAGGTGCGGTGTTGTTGAATCTGCTGAATCCGTGTTTCTCACAATGCCTTATGTGGATTCAGTATCTTGGAATGCTATGATTGCAGCTCTTGCACAACACGGACACGGTGTCCAAGCCATTGAGCTTTTTGAACAGATGTTGAAGGAAGATATTTTGCCTGATAGGATAACTTTCCTCACAATTCTTACTGCTTGCAACCATGCAGGCTTGGTCAAAGAGGCACACCATTATTTTGATACGATGTGCTCTCGTTACAATATAACCCCAGGAGAGGATCATTATGCCCGTTTAATTGATTTGTTGTGTCGTGCGGGTATGTTCTCAGAAGCAAAGAGTGTAATCAAATCAATGCCTTTTGAACCCGGTGCGCcaatttgggaagcttttcttgCTGGTTGTCGGATTCATGGGAACATTGAATTGGGCATTCAAGCTGCTGACCGACTCCTTGAGCTTATTCCACAGCAAGACGGAACCTACATAATTCTTTCCAATATGTATGCTGCTTTAGGTCAGTGGGACGAAGTGGCTAGGGTGAGGTTACTGATGAGGGAACGGGGAGTGAAGAAGGAACCTGGTTGTAGTTGGGTTGAGGTCGAAAACATGGTCCATGTCTTTTTGGCTGATGATGCTAGACACCCTGAGGTACAAGCGGTGTACACATATCTGGAGCAACTGGTACATGAAATGAGGAAATTGGGGTATGTTCCTGATACAAAGTTTGTATTACATGATATGGAATCTGAGCATAAGGAACAAGCCTTGTCTACCCACAGTGAAAAACTGGCTGTTGTATACGGAATTATGAAGCTTCCTTTAGGAGCTACGATTCGTGTTTTCAAAAATTTGAGAATATGTGGAGACTGCCACAATGCATTCAAATTTATTTCCAAAGTAGTTGGACGAGAGATAGTTGTGAGAGATAGGAAGAGGTTTCATCATTTTAGAAATGGAGAATGTTCTTGCGGCAACTACTGGTAG
- the LOC131625754 gene encoding plasmodesmata-located protein 3-like: MGFPKLSLFLLLFFFSFLLLTPHFSESSSSSDYTNLVYKGCSNSTFTDPNGAYSQSLSALFGSLVSQSTKTKFYKTTTGNGQNSITGIFQCRGDLTNSDCYNCVSKLPVLSDKLCGKTIAARVQLLGCYMLYEVTGFPQISGMDILYKTCGTTNAAGRGFEERRDTAFSVMENGVISGHGFYATSYQSMYVMGQCEGDVGDSDCGECVKSAVQRAQVECGSSISGQVYLHKCFISFSYYPNGVPRHSSYGGSSPSGSSSFTGQNTGKTVAIILGGIAGVAFLVICLLFARNLVKKRDDY, from the exons atgggTTTTCCCAAATTGTCccttttccttcttctcttcttcttctccttcctcCTCCTCACACCCCATTTCTCTGAATCATCATCCTCTTCAGATTACACAAACTTAGTCTACAAGGGTTGCTCAAACAGCACTTTCACAGATCCAAATGGTGCATACTCACAATCCCTCTCAGCACTCTTTGGCTCCCTCGTTTCACAGTCCACAAAAACAAAGTTCTACAAAACCACAACCGGTAATGGCCAAAACAGCATCACAGGTATCTTCCAATGCAGAGGAGATCTCACAAACTCCGATTGCTACAACTGTGTTAGCAAACTCCCGGTTCTCTCAGACAAACTCTGTGGCAAAACCATAGCTGCTAGAGTCCAGCTTCTAGGTTGTTACATGCTGTACGAGGTTACTGGTTTTCCTCAAATCTCAGGGATGGATATTCTTTACAAAACATGCGGAACAACGAATGCTGCTGGAAGAGGGTTTGAAGAGAGGAGGGACACTGCTTTTTCTGTGATGGAAAATGGGGTTATTAGTGGTCATGGTTTTTATGCTACTAGCTATCAATCTATGTATGTTATGGGACAGTGTGAAGGTGATGTTGGTGATTCTGATTGTGGTGAGTGTGTTAAATCTGCTGTTCAGAGAGCTCAAGTTGAATGTGGAAGTTCTATTTCTGGACAAGTTTATTTGCATAAGTGCTTTATTAGTTTTAGCTATTATCCCAATGGGGTTCCAAGGCACTCTTCATATGGTGGTTCATCCCCTTCTGGTTCTTCATCTTTTACTG GACAAAATACAGGGAAGACAGTGGCTATAATATTAGGAGGTATAGCTGGTGTGGCTTTTTTGGTTATTTGCTTGCTATTTGCTAGGAATTTGGTCAAGAAACGTGATG ATTATTGA